A stretch of DNA from Microcebus murinus isolate Inina chromosome 17, M.murinus_Inina_mat1.0, whole genome shotgun sequence:
GTAAAGCATGCCCGATGGTGCCTGGCACAATGTAGTAcgctttcataaatatttcctaTTATTACTTCTTTCAGAAGATTATTGTGAGGATCACACAAGATAATGCGTATGAAAGGGTTTGTGCTACTGTAAGGACTATCTTAATAGcagagtcttctctttttcttttcttttaaactaacAGAGAACGCTGGGCTGTTCGAAGAGAGGCCGGAGGCCAACCACAGCCTCAATGCGGTCATTGTCGTcgggccgcccctcccccgcccggagCGCATCTCCATGGCAACGCGGGCTTTGCCTCTCCCCGCCTCCTCGGACCCGCAGACCGGAAGCAGTCCGCGCCGGGGGCTTCTGGGAAACGGCTTGCGAGCGGCGTTTCTGCGTCTGCCGTGGACAGCGAAGCTGTTGCGGTTCCTGAGCCGGAGGTTTGCGCCGGAGTAGAGGGAACGGTATGAGGGGGAGGGGGACGCTGAGCTAGGGTCTGCGGACCTCTTAGCAAGAACTCGTGTAGAAGCCTGGCGGGGACCTTCCTGAGCTTCCTGGGCGGCGCGGGGCACAGGCCGCCGTCTCCGCGCCCAGCAGTTGGAGGGCGGGGAGGTGTAGGTGGGAGGCCTGCTCGGCTGTTAGGCATCCAAGGAGAGCCCTCCTTCCCCTGTGTCCTCTGCGACCctcaccttccccctcccccatcggCCGGTTTTGTTCTATTTCGAGGCCTTGGCGTCTCGCGGAGGTTTCTGGGAGTCGTTTCAAGCGGAGGTGGGGACAGGGCGGACCTTGCGCGGGGGCTGCTGGGTCTTGTAGTCCCGCGGGCCGTGGACGGAAGTGCCGTGGCTCCGACGCGGTTGTCACAGGGTGGCCTTTGGTCGTCTTAAATCGGCCGCCGTGAGTGCCGGAAAGAGGGCCCCGGCGGACGTCGGGCTAGGGTCGGGGTACACAGCGGGTCTCTGCAGGAGTGAGGTGGGGATCGTCTGAGACGAGGTACCCCTGCCAAACACTGTCGGGACCATGGGCTTGCCCTCCTGGCACTCCCCTCCATGTCCCACGAGTAGTGTGTGgtataacataaaaagaaaagagttattttatgtagaaatgctTGAGCCATTGAAGATAGGCTCCTGGAATAGGAAAGAATGAATCTGTTGGCTAGACACTGTTTATAAGGCCACCACACTCCAGAGTATTTAATTAAACCTGTATGTATTACCTGTCTGATGAGGTCTTTTATGATTTCTAGTCTTTATCTTGATCGGGTTACGGTAATTTTTAAGTTGTAATTGTTCACATTCTAGGCCTTGAATAAATACATAGATTAGCTGCATGGTTCATTCCTAATATGTGTTGTAAACAATGGCACGGGCATGACAGTGCAGATACTAAGGAAAGGATCAGAAATAGCACAGTTTCCCTGAAGGTAGAACCTGTGAGTCATCCAGTGTAAGGACAAGATACTGGACTACTGCAAGAAGGTGGCTTTGAGAGTGCCTTTTCTTAATAAAACTTGCTGGAATTAATGTTTATTACTATACATGTATTTCTGGCGTGGTGATGACTGATATTTGCATGTtatgcaaaataatatatttttcaatatcatGTAAtctgttttttcatatattacgcgatttttttcaatattatgtgATCTATTACTgaggaaaagaacatttttttccacatatattttaagTCTGAGGAGTTcttaaacatctttaaaatatcttttaactttttaaaaaatgttttgtaaagaaaattactttaaagtagataataaataaaaaaacggCTTTTAATCTTGAGTTGACCTAAGTGTGTCATGGAATACCAGTCCTGAATTGCAAACAATGTGTTCCAGGGTCAAGCACATTTAGAAAACACTGAGTTGAACTGGTTCTTAATTGAATTCTTTTGATTATTGAGATAGGGTTTGTTGACTTAGTAGGTCATATATTGGCAagttttttctgtaaagggtcagagAGTAAATATGGCCATGCATCACTTAAAGACAGTGATACTTTCTGGGAAATGTGTTAGGTAAtgtcatcattgtgtgaacattgTAGAATGTACTTCAGACCTAAGATAATATAGCCTAGTATCTAGGCTATATTGTGTAGCCTGCTGCTCCTatgctacaaacctgtacagcatgttgctGTACTGAAGACTGTAGGCAATTTTAATACAGTgatatttgcatatctaaacgtagaaaaggtatagtaaaataTGTtgtaaaaggtaaaaaagaaaaaagtacaccTGCATAGGGCACTTAACCATGAATGGAACTTGCAGAACTGGAAGTTGCTTCAGtaagtgagtgagtggtgagtgaatgtgaagtcCTACTGTACACTcatgtagactttataaacactgtacacttaggctgcactaatttaaaaaaattttttttcatcagtaataaatttagtgtattataactttttaatttataaacttctaaattttttaaacgTTGACTCTTttataacacttagcttaaaacacattgtacagctgtacagaaatattttctttctttatatccttattctataagcttttttctatttaaaaattttttctttttttactttttaaacttttcccttaaaaacaaactcacaaacacacattaggttaggcctacacagggtcaggattatcagtatcactgtcttccacttccatatcttgtcccactggaaggtcttcaggggcagtaacatgcatggagctgtcatctgtGATAACAATGCTTTCTTTTGGAATACCTGCTGAAGGACCTACCTGAGACTGTTttacagctaacttttttttgtaagtaaaaggagtacactctaaagataaaaattatagtaaatacataaaccagtaatgTAGTCATTTATTACTCTGATCAAGTATTATGTACCATACATAATTGTACATGCTAGACTTTTATACAACTGATAACACAGTATGTTTTTttcaccagcatcaccacaaacatatAATGCCTTACAGCAGCTACAGTGTCACTAGGCAAAAGGAATGTTTTGGCTCCATTTTAATCTTATGGAACCATGTCGTATATGTGGTCCATTATTGATTTAAACATGTAGTGCATGACTGTATGAGGTTTTTCAGGCCATAAAGTCTGTTGAAATTACCCACCTCTGCCAACTCTGCCATTATAGCATGaaccatgaataaataaaattacttatggagacataaattatatcatttgctAATGTCAGGAAAtattcttttaggttttttttttttaaccatttaaaattgTGACTACTATTCTTAGTACAAGCACTGGACAAAAATAGGCAGCAAACTAGATTGGGCCGTGAActatagtttgccaactcctagTATAGCTTATTGATTAGAATTTTTAACCCAGAAAAAGAATAGATATCTTTTACTTCCTTTATCAGCATACGTCTAAATTCTTAGGCTATTtagtcatttatatattttttttccttgtgccTCAGGGTTGCCTGTGAAGAAAACGGGGTATTTCCCTAAGGCTTATATTCTGCCTTGATTGTCTTTTCTTGAAGTATTATAAATCAGGATGTCTGCACAGTCAGTGGAAGAAGATTCAATACTTATAATCCCAAATCcagatgaagaggaaaaaattctGAGAGTGAAGTTGGAGGAGGATCCTGATGGCGAAGAGGGATCAAGTATCCCCTGGAACCATCTCCCTGATCCAGAAATTTTTCGACAGCGATTCAGGCAGTTTGGATACCAGGATTCACCTGGGCCCCGGGAAGCTGTGAGCCAGCTCCGAGAACTTTGTCGTCTATGGCTCAGGccagagacacacacaaaagaacaaatcttaGAGCTGGTAGTGCTAGAGCAGTTTGTTGCCATCCTACCCAAGGAGCTACAGACTTGGGTTCGCGATCATCATCCAGAGAATGGAGAGGAGGCAGTGACGGTGTTGGAGGATTTGGAAAGTGAACTTGATGACCCTGGACAGCCGGTGAGCCTGCTTGTGTCACTTTCCTGGGTAAAAACCGCTGGCATGGCAGTAGGCAAAGCTGCTGAATTAATTGCAGTCAACTAAGTTAGAATTATGTTTATGCCTTCTCCCCATCCCCCTACTGCTCACGATCTGTGCTGCTTTGCCATCCAAGCCTTTGCAATATATGTTTTATGTGGattcttttatgtgtttttagttCTGATTCTCATCACAATTTCTTCCCTGAACCATATCTTACTGTTTCCAGGTTTCTCTCCGTCGACGAAAACGGGAAGTGCTAGTAGAGGAGATAGTATCTCAAGAAGAAGCTCAGGGAGTACCAAGTTCTGAGCTTGATGCTGTGGAGAACCAGCTTAAGTGGGCATCCTGGGAGCTCCATTCCCTACGGCACTGTGGTGAGGACCAGAACTCTTTGTGGGCTGGAGGGTGAAATATGTACCTT
This window harbors:
- the ZNF24 gene encoding zinc finger protein 24; amino-acid sequence: MSAQSVEEDSILIIPNPDEEEKILRVKLEEDPDGEEGSSIPWNHLPDPEIFRQRFRQFGYQDSPGPREAVSQLRELCRLWLRPETHTKEQILELVVLEQFVAILPKELQTWVRDHHPENGEEAVTVLEDLESELDDPGQPVSLRRRKREVLVEEIVSQEEAQGVPSSELDAVENQLKWASWELHSLRHCDDDARTENGALAPKQETPSAVESHEAPGILNIGVPQIFKYGEGCFPKGRFERKRNPSRKKQHICDECGKHFSQGSALILHQRIHSGEKPYGCVECGKAFSRSSILVQHQRVHTGEKPYKCLECGKAFSQNSGLINHQRIHTGEKPYECVQCGKSYSQSSNLFRHQRRHNAEKLLNVVKV